Part of the Pelmatolapia mariae isolate MD_Pm_ZW linkage group LG3_W, Pm_UMD_F_2, whole genome shotgun sequence genome is shown below.
ATTCTAACTCTTATTTTTAATAGATGCATATCAAGATTTGGTGATATGAAGGAAACTCCATTAATAAACTGTCTTCATGTACAGTGTGTTGGAGTTTCTGCATACTGATGAAACtgtctttaaaagaaaactaaCAAAGGCATCACAGACACATCTGATTGTGTTAAAGCGCCCTCTGGTGGAGGGCTATTAAACCACCACAAAATGTCCATACTGGCCATACTGTGGATTTAGTTATGGTGGCCATTTTATTAGGAACACCTGTCTATTATCAAGTTGAACTCTCCTTTTGCCTTTTGAAATGCTTCAGCACTTCATGTCATagacttaaaaaaatatactggaaacatttctcaaaGGTTCTGGTCCAAATTGACAAAATATCCAAAGTTACTGAAGATTTCAAGAACATCGCAAATGTGCCTGCACGACAGCGAGCAGGCCATAAGTACCAGAGGTGAAAAGGACAAAGAGGACAGGGAGGACACAAACgagaacacactgacataagatacagactttcaaaataaaacaggaaatgcacaGACCGAGAACACAGGGAGTACAGAACCACAATCCTAAGAACAGAAAAGTCTGAAACCGAACACATAATCAGAATAAACTACAACACAAGATCATAAGAAACACATAAAGCTGAGTCAGAGCCAGCATCACCACGCACTGACACATTTCCCTTTAAATGTTCCACCCACAGGCTTACTTGGAAATCAGTTTCACTTAGCAGGAAATCTCTCACTGTTTCACTTGCGACTTTGCTGCGGCTTCTCTTTGGACTTTATCCTCCTCTTAAACATGGCttattttaaaattcttctgtttttgtgtctaatTTCTGAGTTAACAGGTGAGTGAACAGAACATGATTATATTTTAACTCCCAcaacttctctctctctctatatatatacatatatagatctctctctctctcactctcactctctctatctatctatagccaacatctctctctctctctgtgtgtgtgtatatactcCAAATTGCCGTCCGCCCGACTACTTTAGTTTAATAGTTCAGTCAATCGACATGTACGCCACCCGACTCCCGTagccggtgttctgacaaaacgTCCTACCTTCTCAAAACATCCTACCGTAGCCGGCATGTATGTAGCCGCTGTCCATGCCAACGTCCACTCTTAAGAGgctggcagcagcagggaaaaaGAACCCTCGCAAACGGAAACAGACGGTGAaaggcaaagcagcagcacttctGTTAGCGTGGCATTGAAAATCAGTAGCGACCCCGCTGCAAAGCTACTGGCCACCCACTAATGCCCACACTTCCTGCATAATGAGCGTTTACTATAAAAGAACAATAGAAGGCAGAGATCGTAACAAAGCTGAGTTACGTACCAAttaggcctgggagcttgagggtcctgcgctgtcctgggaacagctaagatactgcgcaggaccctcaagctcccaggcctctggtacaggacccgagcttgaaggatagatcGCCCCCACAGGGAGGGCGAgagggcatttttttttaatatagatactgtgcagtatcttagctgtttccaggactgcgctcttctggacagagatctctgatgttgttcccGTGATCTGCTGGAGTCACTCACCTAGCTTTGGAGTCACTGTGCCAAGGacctgggaccactgttaccttcaccctccacatcttcccCAGCTCTtgtctgagcccttggtatttcttcTTCCTGATTTTGCTGTCATTCGGGATCGCTACATCTTTCACTAAGACCGCCTTCTTCTGTTTGACTACcgccactatgtccggttggttagccaccactgttgctgttatgtgctggattgtctcaggggcatttttacacagcctgcacctggggtcttgcctggtgtggtggATCTACACCAGATCCTCATACAAAATAATTTTAGCTAAGGTTACTAAGAGTTTAAAGGTGAAGATGGTCAAATAACCTTTTATGCCTCTGAAAAACTGCACTTTATGTTgaaattgttattattattatttaaagacaaaacGATAATGGAAATGTACTTAAAATAGCACTTTATAGTTAAATCTGCCCAATTTTGTCCAGggatattatttttgtttctctgttttgcattgaaatgcagtttaagtgcccccccccccccgaaattAAGAGCTTGAGTTTACAATATTCATGTCCATGTCAATTACTAGATTCTGTTGCCCACTAAAAggcttttaaatgaaaaaaaaaaaaaaacaaccaaaaaaacattTGCGCTTTGGGTCAGAATTTCTAGTGCTATTAAATGTGATTAATCGagattaataaattaaaaagccTCTAATTAATTAGATTAATTTTTCTCctattttcacaataaaaaaagCAGGTGATATGAGGGAGCATGAGTCCGGACTCCAGCGTTCTCTGCAGGGAGCGTTTCCTTCCTGTGGAGTTTGAATTTCTTTATAAAAAGCCTTTACAGATGATTTTTCATATAGAAGCACGACCACGACTGTGATCGTGCTTCTATATGTAAAATATAGATATgtatataatatgaaataaataatatatttttttatttgattgccTTCTTCTGTCTGAGTGAATCTTTTATTATTGTGAGCGGGAGCAACTGGTAACCATCATTAATTGATTTCCTTTGGGATTAGTAATGAATTAAAAGTTTTATGAAAcgaaaacattttcatgtcttcagctcttcagcaggatgttcaGGTGAAGCttggagatgacgtcactctccAGTGTCAGATTTCCACGGATGAAATAATCTCAGTGCTGAAGTGGAGCAGATCTGACCTGATCACAGACGGCTACGTCTACTTCTACAGGAACAAACGCTCCTATGAAAACTACCAACATCCATCTTTTCATGGCCGAGTGAAGCTGAGGGACCCggagatgaaggatggagatgTTTCTCTGATCCTGAAGAACGTCACGTTTAATGACACTGGGATGTATGAGTGTCACGTAGCAGTGAGGAACCCTGTGAGAAGTAAAAGAGTTCACACTGAGATCAGTCACTTCATTGACCTCACAGTCACAGGTGAGTTTGTGGAGCTCATTAAATGCAAACTGAAAACTTCCTCCCAGCTTCATGATCcagtttctctccatctgtgaCTTCTCTTTTCTCTGCAGCTGCAACACATGAAATCTTGTCAGAGAAACGAGTCATGGAAAAAGGAGATGCAGATGGAAACATGGATGATGCTGAAAGGGTTGGACCTCCAACTCTTCAGGTTGTTGCTcccgttgttgttgttgttgttgttgctcttGTTGCCATTGGTTTTGTGGTACAGCGACAAATTCTTCAACATAAGAAGCAACGTCCAGTCAAGCTTCCTACTGAGGACTCAGCTGAAGTGCAATGAAGCGCTTATAGAAATATAAAAGCTTTCTTTAGGAAAATTAAAGCACTGACACGCACGTTGTTtcaacataaacacattttattacatttatttatacacagcttttaacaaatttattagaccacctTCACCCAGCAACACAAACTCCTCCAATACGAGTGAGGTCTTGActcatataatatatataatatcatTTTGAATAAAAAGCCACCAGTGTGTTTCTGATGGACAGAAACACACTGGTGCTTTTCTCCACCAGGGGAATTCACAATGACTAAATTTGAATACATTTGTTTAGCTCtgtaaaaacacaagaacaggACCACAGTCACTGAATGCACCTTGAAAAAATATTCCCATATGCATTTATTGAGCCATAaatgcatccacacacacacacactcgtctACTTCACTCTTAGCCTGTTTGTGGTTTGAGTGAAAGGATGTTTTTctgattgttttcttattttttccttttgtttgtgttttttggatTAATATTACAAAATTCTGAGGAAAAACCCAGATGGCAAAAGTTTGTTGAAAACCTACCGATGACCAGCATTTAGTGCAGCCCTGAGCTTTAGTGTAAAAGCTGGGATTCATGGTTTTCACACATAAATTGGCCACCAGAGTCCAGACCTTTATTCTTAAGTGGGAATCTTTGGGAAGTGCTGGAGAAAAATGCTTTGAACTGCAGACTGAAATAGTGATCAGGTCAAAGTTTTATTTGTTACAACTGCTGCAGAACACTGAGATGTCCCAAAGCTTGAGGATGAAGGCATGAAAAACACCACATTTATTTGAcaccaataaaaaaaaccttaaataagtaattaaagaAATGTATTGTGCACTGGGTAAAATAACTGATGAAAGTAACTGTGAATATCTCTGATCAGGTTCAATGAATAACTTTAAAAATGAGGAAGTTCCTGATGTGCTGATGGCAGCATGACTATACAGAAATGCAAACCAGGAAGTTAAACGCTTTTCTGCATCAACACAAACTGACTGAATGATAAAGAGTCAATATTTGCACATGTGCAGGTCTACTGTAAACACTAAAGTACATTTAATATGAAAAATACTGTTAAAagtaatttattaaaatatcTGTGTCATCCTctgtttttaacagtttttataataataatgtatttacttttattttaccaGAAGGTACCATTGAGACTGTATGTTTTAGACATGATAAATGTCCAACATCTccacaatgaaatgaaaacagttgttttattgttatGCCATGATATACCCTGATGCTAATATAATCAGAGGGATTGTTAAAGCTCCATGTGAACTAAAGCAAACATGAATTAAATAATGCAAACAAATGTGTACTGAACAATCCCACCCTGCAAAATAAATAGGAAGAAAAAAGCGTGTAACACTGATAAAAATCCTAAACTTAGACTTTTCTGTTCACTGCTGCTCAAAATTAtaactgttgtttttgtgttaacACTAAGTTATTGTTTGAACCATCGTGATGAAGTAAAGTCATTCACACTAGTGCTGCTCTGTGACAATGAATGGATGTTGAACTTGGCGTGGACGATTTGTGAACATTTGCACTgctgattttgtgtgtgtttaaatatgCACTAAATATACTTGTAATGATTTTGGTCCATGCACtcagaaaaacagcaaacaaaggaaaataaaaaaatgaaaagaaataagatttttttttactttttaatatattattaaCACAGCTGTGTGTAACATATTTTTAACATAAACTTCACACAAAGtgagaagagaaagagaaacaatCGGTATTTCTGGTATTTCTGGTTTCTCACCCTGTGAAAGCCCCAAGCATGAAACAGATttgaattaatttattatttatcttcTTCACATTAAGAGTCCCTTCTTAAAACCCACCTATTTTCATTGGTCACAGTGTGACAGCTGATATTGTCTTAAACTGATTTCCCATAAAcgattttcagtttttattctgtTCTTATCTTTGGTCGGCACTTGCTGTTTTAAAGAACTGTATTAATAAAGTTGGCTTGGCTTATCAAATATGTGAATTAGTTATTTACTCAGTAAGTCTGAGTAAATATTGTTGTATGAGTTGTTATGTCAAAGCCCCGATCTGTATTGAACGCAGTCACAGATGTGCATCATTCAGCTCTTTGTTGCTGTTTCTTCCTGCTGGATTGTGAAGTCTGTCTTCACAGCCGCatcttttcctcttttgttcatttttttccttctaactTTGCATTCAGTACTTTAATAATCACGCCGTCGTGGTCCCTGTGCCTTTAttccagcattttgtttttgttgtggacTTTTTTGGATTTTGAGATGTGGcttatgtttttgttcttgttctGTTGTTCCTGTATGTGTTGTTCTGCTTCTGAGTTCACCTTGTTCCTGTTTGATTCTGTCTTGTGTGCTTGAGTTTAATTCTACATGCCATGTGTCCTTACCCCGTGATTATTAGCAACTGCGCTCCCACGTGTCTCCTCTCGGcacctgttgtgtgtgtttgagcttttcaagcaggcgcacctcacaaacggagggcgctcttactcccagcaaatgggcgatagaaaaccgatcggtgcctatgccattcccaaaatgcgctggcatgatgtcggagcagcatgagtacgagcaacgtttttctttttttttgccgatgcccgtgatacCGCcaccaccacgatgccgccctgtGCAACCGCCCACGTCGcccaaaaaccgctactgctccAACATGACAGATAAGTCCAAATaagacctttttttaaaatattaaattcaTTGTTAGTCTTTTTTGGCACTGTAACGACTGTAGTGGCAGTATGAGGCTTCATATGAGCAGCTCAACCACCACACATAACAATACAAGAATGCAACAGTGTCTATAATTGAAAAACTTAAGTGTGACAGTGCTTGTATACCTCTATCTGAGGGCAGAATACGTTTTACctgcaaataaaaatacaagaaacacattttaaaccTAGAGTCCTTCAGAAAGGAACTGGAACTTAATTAACGAGGATGACAACTGAGGTCACAATGATGTTAAGAAATCAAaatcaccattaaaaaaaaaaaaaaaagtaaacaacaCCGGCGAACCGCATGAATGCAAAAGAGCTGAAAGTTGCCGCTTCCTAACTTGGCAAGTCACCGCCGTACCACACCTCAGCTGCATCGGTCACGTGATTTCTCCTAAAGCGATCTCTGCTGCTTGACTCTGCTGGAGATTGCTGTTTGTTGACGTCTTCGTGTTTTGCCTCTGTAGGTGAGATTTAATTTTATAAAACACAATAtatatttgcattttgtttaaaGAACTGTtaggtttatatatatatattcagtaTGTCCGAGTATGTGTAGTGTGCCGTGTAGTGGATAATACTGGGATGGGATCCTTGTGTGTCGGGTTTATGAAGCGATGGTGCTCCGAAGTGTGGTTCAAAACACCCAGGTCACGCTGGTTGATTTAAAGTTTTGGTGCGTTTCAATCTGAGTGGAAATAGCTAATAGTTGTAGTTAATACGATAATGTTTATTGGATTAACCacacttatacagactgtatataactaCCAACTCTCCAGCCATGTTGATGGATTGCCTATGTTGGCTGGAAATATTCATTTccagagaaaagacacagacagaagatgcttacaggatgtgatgtgacaacactaatgaaatattgatgtgtcatatttgtccataaccgtatccctacgcctaaacctaaccttatgcctaaacctaaccataaccgtatccctaagcctaaccataaccttatttctaaccttaaccagcactttaatgacgtgaaatagtgttttcccaagcgattttaagggaaagagcgaagatgtgtagattgagtccaaacggttctcatatgcccgcagttttccgatgtcgtgacgtaggaacgcgtTGGGTGGCCGAAAacgttgacgatttgtcacctagcgtaaaatgttacgctttgggagtgagaacgtgttgctgtaggctgtggcacttggccagaggtggcgctggttgactcgagtccatgttagtgcacacaaagtaaactgcacgctttagTTGTGAAGCAAAAACGGTGAAACCGGAGAAATAAAACGTGCGAGGGGAACGATAACAACGGCAAGAGTCTCCCGATCGTTTACTCTcgctgtcctgtgaacaacaCCGGCGTGGTattaattgtttgctgttttcgcgaTTGCGTCGCACATGAggatatcaccaggtaaactcacaacatttttaaacattttgttgttcaacagcatcaagactgacggagtgtgtttgagataaccTCACAAGTGTCACAGATGACACATTTGGCCTTTCTTTTGCTGGTTTAtcggtagcagctcctgaaacgcaagactgccacacatctgttcgaccAACACCAGTTGATCTAAACACCAGTTGATCTGGAACACCGGAAAGACGCTAAGTTTCTGTTTTGTAATGACAGTTGTGAAGCTCTTAGCCTTGTGGCATCtgtatttttgtttcactttcagCATAGCAATCTGTCGCTAACATTGAATCAAATGTTCTGAAAATGCTAatagtttttgattttttttttgtttgaaattAATTGTTAATTATATGAGTAGTATAAGGACTCTGAATCTCATGAAGATGTTCACATAAGTCTGTCCCAATGTTGCATCATTCACAGAAAAATACAATGCCTGGCCAAAAAAAGACGCCAACTGGATTTAACTAACCAAATAGGTACGAGCCTCATATTGGATAATTACTGCATGGGCGATTATCTTTCAGCTGGCAACAAGTTATATAACTCCAACTGGTTCCTTGAGTTGCTTCTCATTTCATAAACAACCATGTCGAAAGACACATCTCGTGGTCGTGGAAAAGCTGTTAGTATGTTTGAGAAGGGTCAAATCATTGCCATGCATCAAGCAGAGAAAACACCTAAGGAGATTGCAGAAACTACTAAAAATGGGTTAAGAATGGTCTAAAGCATTATTAAAATGTGGAAGGATAGTGGGGACCCATCGATTTCAAGGAAGAAGTGTGGccagaaaaaaatcctgaatgcTTGCGATCAGCGATCACTTAAACATTTAGTGAAATCAAATCgaagaaaaacaacagtagAACTCAGGGCTACGATTAAAAGTGAAAGTAAGAGCATTTCCACATGCACAATGTGGAGGGAACTGAAGAGGTTGGGACTGAACAGCTGTGTAGAAGCATTAAgaagaccgcgaaggccgggtcctcaggaggatgcagcccatgaatttggacacagctaaaATGTGCTCCAAGAACGAGGTCAGCTGACTACCTGACTATACTGAATGACCAGGTTATTCCATCAatagtttttttcttccctgatAGCATGGGCATATTCCAAGATGACAATGCCACGATTCATCGGGCTCAAATTGTGATAGAGTGGTTCTGGGAGCATGAGACATAATTTTTACACACGAAttggccaccacagagtccagaccttAACCCCATTgagcatctttgggatgtgctggaaaaggCTCGGCACAGCGGTCAGACTCTACCATCAACACTGCAAGTTCTTGGTGATAAATTAATGCAACACTGGATGAAAATAAATCTTGTGACACTGCAGAAGCttattgaaacaatgtcagcaGTGAATGCGTGCTGTAATCAAAGCTAAAGGCAGTCCAACGAAATATTAGAGTTTGTGACCAGTTTTTTTTGGTACCGACTTTTTTTTTGGCCTCACAGTGTATTTCCAGCTATAAATGAAGTGTTTCTTCAATCTTTGTTGTCcatacacagatacacagagtaAGATAttgaagtgttttgtttttttttcttcaaatctTTCAAATGATACCCAAGGAAAAATAGCAGTTACAAAGTGACAAAGAATATTACCGGTAATAATTAAAGTTAAGTGCAGCCCTGAACTACTCAGATGTTAGCATTATGTAATGCCAGTACTTCAGTTGAATTTTCAAGGACATTTTCTGCAGTCTGGGATGATTTTGATCTCTTAACGTCATTTTGATCTCAATTGTCATCCTGGTTAATTATGTTCCAGGTttaggcaacagaaaatagagggtttttttttaattttcatcttTCCGTCTCTGCCTATGTTCAACTTAACCTATTCAAGCTCAGTACCtttattagaataaaaaattaGACAAAAAAGTTTAGTATTCCTATAtagtaatattattttattattacattaatatagcacaCGG
Proteins encoded:
- the LOC134617623 gene encoding uncharacterized protein LOC134617623 translates to MAYFKILLFLCLISELTALQQDVQVKLGDDVTLQCQISTDEIISVLKWSRSDLITDGYVYFYRNKRSYENYQHPSFHGRVKLRDPEMKDGDVSLILKNVTFNDTGMYECHVAVRNPVRSKRVHTEISHFIDLTVTAATHEILSEKRVMEKGDADGNMDDAERVGPPTLQVVAPVVVVVVVALVAIGFVVQRQILQHKKQRPVKLPTEDSAEVQ